The genomic stretch TCCATGTCGAAATCATCCCTGAGAGTCTTGACATCCTTCTTCACGTTCTTGCCCTTGGTCGCGGCCATGAAGAGGTCCGCTAGTGCTGACAGATCCTTCTCCCTAAACCCCATTCGGGTGATCTCACCAGTGCCGATCCTCCCGACCGAGTCGATGATCAGGTTCGACCGTTCCATCCGGATGGAGAAATCGTTCAAGCCCAAGCCATAGATAGCTCTCATCTCCTTTACGTCGTACAGGAGTTGGTGCGACCTAGAGAACCCGAGCTCTTCGAACATGATCGGGAAGCCTCTCTCCTTCAACTCTTTCCCGAGCCTCTGAGTGTTCTTGACGACCTGCTTTGCATACTTCGGTCCGAACGCCCTCATCTCCAGGAGCGCATGGCCCATAGAGGCAACTCTGTTCCAGTGCACGTTATCCACTATCCGCCAGGTCAGATTCCTCCTGATGGACTCGTCGTGCTCCTTGCGGTCTGTGAGTATGATGCCTCCTTGGGGGCCGAAGAAGCTCTTGTGAGTGGAACCGTAGAGAATCTCAGCGCCTTCCTTCAGGGGATTCTGGAACTCCCCGCCGGCTATGAGGCCCAGGACATGGGAACCGTCATACACCAGGGTGGAGCCCGCGTCATCGCAGGCCTCCCTGATAGGCTTCATGTCGTAGGGGAACAGTATCAGCGATGCTCCCAGGATTACCAACTTGGGCTTCCGCTTGAGAATGACATCCCCTGCTGCTTCAGTGTCCAGATTGTATTTGTCCATATCGAACGGCAGCGTGAACGCTCCGAGCCCGAAGATGTCCGGCAGATAGTTGGGGGCGTATCCGTCGTACCCTCCGTTTTCCGGGGGTATCGCGCACATGACGTCGCCCTTCTTGGTGGTCGACACGATTGTGATCATCGCCGCGATGTGGCCCGACATGGGCTGCACGCAGGCGTGTTTCGATTTGAAGACCTCGCGGGCCGCCTCCTCCGCCTTCCTCTCGACCTCCGTGGTGATCCTGGTGCCCCTGTAGGCGTTCTCGATGAACTCGCCGCCGGAGACGGAGTTCAGGGGAAGCGTGTACCTGTTCACGAACTCCGATGACAGGAGCGCCCTTACCTGTGGGCTCGTCTGGTTCTCCGAGGGCAGGAGGTTTATGGAATCCTCAATGCGCCACTTCTCCTGAGCCCTCATGCTGTCCAAGAAGTATGTGTTCTTCATCTCGTTCCCCATCGGGGTAACGG from Candidatus Thermoplasmatota archaeon encodes the following:
- a CDS encoding serine hydroxymethyltransferase; translated protein: MEEPVTPMGNEMKNTYFLDSMRAQEKWRIEDSINLLPSENQTSPQVRALLSSEFVNRYTLPLNSVSGGEFIENAYRGTRITTEVERKAEEAAREVFKSKHACVQPMSGHIAAMITIVSTTKKGDVMCAIPPENGGYDGYAPNYLPDIFGLGAFTLPFDMDKYNLDTEAAGDVILKRKPKLVILGASLILFPYDMKPIREACDDAGSTLVYDGSHVLGLIAGGEFQNPLKEGAEILYGSTHKSFFGPQGGIILTDRKEHDESIRRNLTWRIVDNVHWNRVASMGHALLEMRAFGPKYAKQVVKNTQRLGKELKERGFPIMFEELGFSRSHQLLYDVKEMRAIYGLGLNDFSIRMERSNLIIDSVGRIGTGEITRMGFREKDLSALADLFMAATKGKNVKKDVKTLRDDFDMEYRFR